The genomic window ccagactgcagcccaggacagagccggcttttttcaccaccttgtccagcctctttgtTTGCTACTTGGCACTATGATCATTTAGTAACTGTGTAGCTAAATTCCCTTGTCTCCTAAACATACGCATGGGTCACTGTTTATCTTGGAAATTGGCCGCACATTGCTGCAGgccgcattttgtgtgtgtcgctgGAATTACCAAAGCCGTgtgttattatttaataaatgcacCCTGTGTTCTATTTCCTGTCTTACAGTCTTAAGTCACCGAAGCGGAATCCAAATGTGAGAGACCTCCTCTGCTTGCGGTTGGAAGTCACGTTATGAAGACGTCACAGCTTGGCTTTGGCCAATTGATCCCTCAGCTCCAGCCAGGCGAGGGTGGAATAGCTGCAACTGATactgagtccgacgtcagcgccacATATACTCCCTGAGTCGACAGCGGCGGAGGCCGAAGATTTCGatgcatttaatgatttggagtgacacggatgttttgatcaacgtgttatttatgttatatttatttgaataactgttcatTTTAcgtcagttcctcgtttgtgtttatgtaacgttacaaTACCGTATGCGTATCGTTTaggctgttgttgcctattcgtgtctgttcttgatgttggattttatcgaatTAAGTTCCGCCAAACATGCGacttacgttttttttcttttttattatgcattttatggctgttgttgcgacttgtactcctgaGCGACGGAAAACACTGTAGTTAGCAATCAGTAGaccagcttaaaaaaaatgtatgttgatGTAACAGAACATATGTCTATACACGCGGTTGAAATGAAAGAGTGGGTTGTTAACACAAATGAACattgaaatattaaacatttctttgaagTTATGGACCTTGTGCGTTCTCCATTGAGCCTCTGACCTGGCCAAGCTGTTTCAGAACTCCAGGTCCCAGCCTGACTCGTCATCAGGGGGAGGGCCCTCGGTGTCCAGGGGGAAGTCATCAAAGTTGCTGTTGTCCAACGGGCCGTCCACCTGATGGCAAAAGCGTACAGCGCCGCAGAGCAAAACACCTTGAGCGGCGGGCGGTTTGTCACGCTCGGCATGCCGCGTCTTTGACGACGTCACAGTTGCTCAGCTGTGATTGGGTTAACTGAACAACCGTGACATTATTTTTCTGCAAGCAGCAGCAAAATGCACAAAGCCCTCCGATGGATCAAAGATTTGGCTGTCGCGTCATATTCTTCGAGCTGACTGCCTCTCGGAGCTCACGTGCAATCTTGGCTGGGGCTACCGTGGCGAGCCCTGcagacggcaaagcgcttccagCCCACGCAACCGAGGTGCCTCTAAAGGGGCGCCAACTCACCCTTGGCATAAAGGGACAGTCCAAGGTTCCCTGGCGGAGGCCATCCCAGTTGAAGCCCTCGAACCACCTGAttgcaggaagaagaggagggacaATGAGGGCGCGGACGACCGCCGGCCTGCACGTTATGTTACTCACTTGTGCTTCTGAATGTCCTTTACGCCGTTCTTCTGGTTCCCGAGACGTTCCGAGGGGTtgtccctgacacacacacacgcgcttgcTTACGACGGCCATATTCAGCACTCGAATTCTATCATCTCCTCTACGTCTGCTCCCTTCTCGCCCAAACAGCTCTGACGTGAGCCGACTGTGAACGAGCCGCAGTCGACACCAACTGGCGCCCCGATGAGCAATTGGACGTCAATCCAAACGGAGCGCGGCGGGCGAGAAGAGCGCCCtaagtgtgccttctgtgagcgCACAATTTGGGGCCGCTGCGCAAACTGGCCCTCTTGCGACCCCACCTCTCTTAACTAAGAAGGGCAAATACTTGGTAGCCTTTGCTGGGCCACAACCTGCAGAGTCTCTTGATGAGGTTTGCGGCACTCTTGGTGATCTTTTTGGGGAATTCCACCATGTCGATCcccctcaagatgatgttgtacGTCTTCATGGGGTCCGAGCCGGAAAACGGCGGACTGCGGGACCGACCGGGAAGGGATCAACGCGCTGCCGAAGCCCGCACGATCACGCCAATGCGCACAAGACCGCCCACCCACCTACCTTCCGCTGAGAAGCTCAAAGACCAGGATCCCCAGGGACCAGCAGTCGGCCGAGCTGTCGTGACCTTTGTTGAGGATGATCTCGGGGGCCACGTACTCAGGGGTCCCGCAGAAGGTCCAGGTCTTCTTCCCCAAGCCCACCTTCTTAGCGAAGCCAAAATCCACCTAGCGgccggacgcacgcacgcacgcccgcgccGCGCCCTCCGTTAGCGTCACGCCGCCGCTGTTGACGAGCGCCTTGAAGACTCACCAACTTGGCGTAGCCTCTGTGGTCAAGGATGATATTCTCCGGCTTGAGGTCTCGGTAGATGATCCCTTTACAGTGGAGCTCCGCCAGAGCCTCGATAACGCACGTCGTGTAGAATCTTGTGGTCCCGTCGTCAAAGGAGCCCCTGGTGGCACAGAAAGGGACAGCACGCTTGCGACGTCGGCGTTTGGGCCCATCTTTGTGACCCGACACCCACCTGTCTCTTAAGAGCGTCCACAGCTCTCCGCCAAGACAAACCTCTAGCAGCATATACAAGTATTTGGGGTCCCGGAAGGTGCGGTACAACCTGCGGACAGGGACGCATTACTGTGCTTCAGAACAGCTGGCGGTGGCCACTTATGAGTAGGGGTGTGACGatgcatcgatataatgctctacgatttgttggcatcgatgctaaacgtaaacatcgatctatatcgcccgtttttgacctcagacattagacgcgactttattttgaaatccagttcattgttgcttgcttcctctttccgggagcagcgcgcggcgtgttgtgttgtgagcagagcaggcacgtgaaaggggagccgacaactacgcg from Syngnathus typhle isolate RoL2023-S1 ecotype Sweden linkage group LG10, RoL_Styp_1.0, whole genome shotgun sequence includes these protein-coding regions:
- the LOC133161353 gene encoding cGMP-dependent protein kinase 1-like isoform X4 — protein: MMRTGLIKHSQYTDFLRSVPSFQALPEDVLSKLADVLEETHYSNGDYIIRQGATGDTFFIISEGQVTVWQQTAPSGQQVPVKTLSKGDWFGEQALKGEDVRTASVTAEGAVTCLVVDRESFRQLIGGLEEVDRQQGDDEHVKAKCPAEDDFFSGVTLDDLAVVCTLGMGGFSRVELVQLKRDAGRSFALKVLKKRHILDTRQQEHILSERRIMMEVNSPFIIRLYRTFRDPKYLYMLLEVCLGGELWTLLRDRGSFDDGTTRFYTTCVIEALAELHCKGIIYRDLKPENIILDHRGYAKLVDFGFAKKVGLGKKTWTFCGTPEYVAPEIILNKGHDSSADCWSLGILVFELLSGSPPFSGSDPMKTYNIILRGIDMVEFPKKITKSAANLIKRLCRDNPSERLGNQKNGVKDIQKHKWFEGFNWDGLRQGTLDCPFMPRVDGPLDNSNFDDFPLDTEGPPPDDESGWDLEF
- the LOC133161353 gene encoding cGMP-dependent protein kinase 1-like isoform X5, with product MNISLQLSLFPSSRQPMQRSFRQLIGGLEEVDRQQGDDEHVKAKCPAEDDFFSGVTLDDLAVVCTLGMGGFSRVELVQLKRDAGRSFALKVLKKRHILDTRQQEHILSERRIMMEVNSPFIIRLYRTFRDPKYLYMLLEVCLGGELWTLLRDRGSFDDGTTRFYTTCVIEALAELHCKGIIYRDLKPENIILDHRGYAKLVDFGFAKKVGLGKKTWTFCGTPEYVAPEIILNKGHDSSADCWSLGILVFELLSGSPPFSGSDPMKTYNIILRGIDMVEFPKKITKSAANLIKRLCRDNPSERLGNQKNGVKDIQKHKWFEGFNWDGLRQGTLDCPFMPRVDGPLDNSNFDDFPLDTEGPPPDDESGWDLEF